The genomic interval TCTGGGGCAGATCCTGCGCCTGCGGATCCGGCACATGACCGACGGGGTGTTCCTGGGATCGAAGGAGTTCGTGAACCAGATGTGGGAGCGGCACCGGGACAAGTTCGGGAAGCGTCGCAAGAGTGGCGCGCGGATCATTCGGGGTGCCCCGATCCCGGGATTGCGGGTTCTGCGCGATCTCCGCGTCGATGCGGTGGGGTAAAGCGTCGTGCCGAGTCGGTAGGATTCCCGCTGATTGCCCCCTTCCCTCCCTCCGCCCGGTTGGGAAGGATACCTGCGTGTCCTGCCGCCCCCTCGCTCCCCACGAATTCACCCGGGCGGCCGGACACATGGCGGCGTCCTTCCATGAGGACCCGGGCATCCGCCACATCCTTCCCGACCCGTCCCGCCGCGAAGGACCGCTGACTTGGATGATGGGATCGTTCCTCCGCATGGGCGCCCGTTACGGGCATGTCCTCGCCGCTGGCGACGATCCTCTCGGTGTTGCCGTGTTCTTCCATTCGACGAATGCCGTTCCCAGCATCCCACGCCTCCTCCGTGGGGGATGGGGCCTGGCGCCACTCCGTCTCGGCCTCCCCGCCCTGGTCCGCGTCGCTTCCTGCATCCCTTGCCTCGAACGCCAACGCACCCGGCGCATGCCGGTGGACCACGTCTATCTGCTCAGCCTCAGCGTCGCCCCGGCCGCCCACGGACGAGGCCTCGGCGGCGCCCTCCTTCGCGCGGTCCTCGATCACGCCGTCTGCCAGGGTCTCCCCTGCTACCTCGAGACCTTCAACCACGCCAACCTGTCCTTCTATCGACGGCACGGATTCGAACTCCTCGGCGAGGCACACGTGCCTGGACGGGCAACCATCCCCTTCTGGTGCTTCGCGCATCCGTTTCCCGGAAATCCCGCCCAACCTTTCCGGTAAGCGCGCGTTCCCGCCTTCGGGTCCGACGGCACCACGGGAGGCGTGCCGGCGGAACCCCTTCACGATCGTCCCGCCGCCTACGGCGTCGGGTGGACCTGCGGTGCCCCCGACGATCACGACCACGAATACTGCGTGGACCTCGCGCAGCTCCCAGCCTTCCTGCACCCCACGCAACCGGACGGGGTGGAGGCACTCGACCTCGCCCTTGACAGGCCAACGCGCCGGATTTCAGGGAGGAGCGCGGCAATGCCGATCTCGATGCGATACAGCGAGCTTCCCTGGACCAGCGCCCTGACCGTTCCCGTCCCGACCTGCAGATCGATCACCGATCCGTTCCGGACGTAGGTACGGCCGCGCGGCAACCGGTTCGCGTAATCGCTGTAAGCCTCGAGATTGTCGCACCACGACTCCCCCCAGAAGGTACAGGCGATGGTACGCCCAACCACCACCACGGGATTCAGCGGCGTGCCCTTCCCGGCCATCTTGCGGGCCGTTTGTTCCGCTTCCCGCCGACGCTGCGCCACCGAGACATACGGGCGAAAGGAGTACCAGGACATCGTCAGTCTGAACCGCTCGTTCAGACGAAGTCTCCCGGTTCACCCGATCCCGAAGCAAGCCTGCCCTCCCTCGGTCGCGACTTCGGTCCCCACCCCACCCCCGCACGCCACGCCACCCCGCGTTCCCGGCGTCTTCATGTCCAGTGCGACCAGCTTCAGCAGATCCTCGTCCGACATCTCTGTCAGCAGCGCTTCCGCACCGTGTTCCCCGCCTGAAAACGAAGGAGTCAAACCACGGGCTGGAAGCCTGCCGGCACGCGGCGCAGACATCAAAGCAGCCTCCACGGATCCTGATCGCAAGCGTGGCCGATCGGGAACCGGCCCCGGCCGGCCGGAGCCGCGCATCCTGCTCGAAGACTCCACGAAGTCGTATCACACCAGACTTGGAGTGCGGCGCTCGGCGCCGCTTTGGATTCGTCCGTGGGGGGGACGGGTTGAAGTCCCACCCGGGCTTGAGGCTTGGCCGCGGCAGGATCCAAAGCGGCGGGAACCGCCGCACTCCAAAATTCGCCGGGACGGAACATCAGAACGACCGATTTGACCCCACCGCCCCTGTCAGGACTTGGAGTGCGGCGCTCGGCGCCGCTTTGGATTCGTCCGTGGGGGGGACGGGTTGAAGTCCCACCCGGGCTTGAGGCTTGGCCGTGGCAGGATCCAAAGCGGCGGGAACCGCCGCACTCCAAAAATTGGGGGGCGTCACCGCCTGGCTGTCGAGGGTGCCGTCCGCAACCGCGCCTTCGAGCCCCGCTGGAACTGAATCGACCAACAACCTGAGGGCAGAGGGCTCCCATCCGCTTCTTGACCCCATCGCCCCTTGTGGGAGGAAGGCGGTCAGATTTCGGCGGCGCGGATGCAGGCGACGAGGCGGTCGTCGAAGTCGGCGAGAGGCGGGCGGGCGGCGTTGCAGCGGGGTTCGGCGAAGGGGCAGCGGGGGTGGAAGGCGCAGCCAGCGGGGGGATCGATCGGGGAGGGCGGGTCGCCGGGGAGAAGGAGGCGCTGGCGGGCGCGTTCGCGGTCGGGATCGAGTTCGGGGATGGCGCTCACCAGGGCGCGTGTGTAGGGGTGGACGGGGCGACGGAAGACGGAGGAGGCGGGGCCGATTTCGACGATGCGACCGAGGTACATCACGGCGATGCGGTCGCTGATATGTTCCACGACGGCGAGGTCGTGGGAGATGAAGATGAGGGTCAGGCCCATGTCCCGGGAGAGGCGGGCGAGGAGGTTGATGATCTGGGCCTGGATGGAGACATCGAGGGCGCTGACGGGTTCGTCGGCGATGATGAGGCGGGGTTCGACGGCGAGGGCCCGGGCGATGGCGATGCGCTGACGCTGGCCGCCGGAGAATTCGTGGGGGTACTTGCGAAGGAACCGCTGGGCGAGCCCGACGCGGTCCATGAGTTCGGCGATGCGGGTGCGGAGCTGGGGTTCGGCCACCCGGCGATGGGCGCGGATGGCTTCAGCCAGCGTGTCGAAGACCGTCATGCGCGGGTTCAGGGAGGCGTAGGGATCCTGGAAGATCATCTGGAACCCGGAGCGCGCGGGGCGGAGGGCCTCGGTGGACAGGCGGGCGAGGTCCTGTCCCTCGAAGCGGACCTCGCCCGCGGAGGGGCGGATCAACTGGAGGATGGAACGGCCCAGGGTGGATTTGCCGCAGCCGGACTCGCCCACGAGACCGAGGATCTCGCCGCGGCGAAGCGCCAGGGAGACGCCGTCCACGGCCTTCACGGTGCCGATGCGGCGGCGCCAGAGGAGTCCGCGCTCGACCGGGAAATGGGTCTGCAGATCGCGGACGTCGAGCAGGGGGGGGGCGGGATTCATCGGGCGGGCTGGGATTCGGGCAGTTGAATCTCGCGGCGCTGGACGCGGAGGCAGGCGGAGTCGTGGTCGGGGACGATGGAGCGGAGCGCGGGTTGTTCGTGGAGGCAGGAGTCGATGGCGAATTCGCAACGCGGGGCGAAGGCGCAGCCGGGCGGGAGCCGGGAGGGATCGGGGGGGAGGCCGGGGAGGGTGGGGAGTTCGGTGCCGCGTGGGACGTGGGGATTGGGGCGGCTGCGGTGGAGGGCGAGGTTGTAGGGGTGGAGGGGTTGGTAGAAGAGGGGGCGGACCGGGGCGCGTTCGACGGTCTCGCCGGCGTACATCACCTGGACGCGGTCGCAGAAACCGGCGACGACGCCAAGGTCGTGGGAGACGAGGATGACGGCGGTGCCGTTGGCGCGCTGTTCGCGGCGGATGAGTTCGAGGATCTGGGCCTGGACCGTGACATCGAGGGCGGTGGTGGGTTCGTCGCAGATGAGGATGTCGGGGCGGGTGATCATGGCCATGGCGATCATGACGCGCTGGCGCATGCCGCCGGAGAACTCGTGGGGATGGGCGCGGAGGCGGGATTGGGGGTCGGGCACGCCGACATCGCGGAGGGCTTCGAGGGCGCGGGTGCGGGCGGCGGCGCGGTTGATCCGTTCATGGACGATGAGCGGCTCGATCAACTGGTCCTCGATGCGGAGGTAGGGATTCAGGGCCGTCATCGGGTCCTGGAAGATCATGGCGATGCGACGTCCCCGGATGCGGCGGAGGTCCGCATCGGGACAGCGCAGGAGGTCGAGTCCGTTGAAGTGCGCGTGGCCTCGCTCGATGCGGGCGGGGGGTTTGGGGATGAGGCCGAGGAGGGCGAGGCAGGAGACGGATTTGCCGGAGCCGGATTCGCCGACGATGCCGAGGGATTCGCCGCGTTCGAGGGTGAACGAGACGCCATTGACCGCGCGGACGACACCGGCGCGGGTGTGGAAGGCGACGGCGAGATCTTCGACGGCGAGGAGGGGCATGGGTGGGTGGCCGGATGGGCGGGTCTGGGGCGTGGCCTTGGGAATCAGTCCCTGGCGGCCCGGACGTCGAGAGCATCGCGGAGGCCGTCGCCGAGGAAGTTGAGGGAGAAGAGGGTGAGGGCGAAGGCGGCACCCGGGAAGACGAGGAGCCAGGGGAATTCGCGCATCACCTCGGCGCCTTCCTTGATGAGGACGCCCCAGGAGCTCATGGGTGGGGGGACGCCGAGGCCGAGGAAGCTGAGGAAGGCTTCGAGGAGCATGACCATGGGGACGGTGAGGGTGGCATAGACGAGGATGGGGCCGGTGGCGTTGGGGATGAGGTGGCGGACGAGGATCTGGCGTTTGCGGAGGCCGAGGGCGCGGGCGGCCTCGATGAACTCCTGGCGTTTCACGGACATGACCTGGGCACGGACGATGCGGGCCATGGTGAGCCACTCGACGGCGCCAATGGCGACGAAGAGGAGGATGAACTGCCGTCCGAAGACGACCATCAGGAGGATGACGAAGATGGTGAAGGGAATGGCGTAGATGAGTTCGACCAGGCGCATCATGACGGCGTCGAGGCGGCCGCCGATGTAGCCGGCGATGGCTCCGTAAAGGACGCCGATGAGCAGGGAGACGGCGGTGGCGAGGAGGCCGACGCTGAGGGAGATGCGGCCGCCATGGAGCATGCGGGTGAGGAGGTCACGTCCGAGGGGATCGGTGCCCAGCCAGTGGGCGCCGCTGGGGGCGGTGGCGCCGAGATCGAGGTTCTGCTGTTCGTAGCCGTAGGGACTGAACCAGGGACCGACGAGGGAGAGGAAGGCGAGGGCGAGGGTGGCGACGAGGCCGAAAACGGCCATGCGATTGCGGCAGAGGCGATGCCAGGCATCGCGACCAAGGGAGGAGGGCGGATCGGCGTCGGTGGAATCGGGGCGGGTCATTCCAGGCGGAGTTTCGGGTTGAGCCAGGCTTGAAGGATGTCCACGACCAGATTGAGGGCGATGATGAGAGTGGCGTAGAGGAGGACGGTGCCGAGGACCATGGTGTAGTCGCGATTGAGGGCGGACTTGACGAAGAACTGGCCGAGTCCGGGGACGCCGAAGATGGTTTCGACGACGAAGGAGCCGGTGATGAGCCCGGCGGCGGCGGGGCCGAGGAAGGCGACGACGGGGAGGAGTCCGCCGCGGAGGGCATGGCGGAGGAGGACGCGGGATTCGGAGGCGCCCTTGGCGCGGGCGGTGCGGATGAAGTCCTGGGAAAGGACCTCGAGCATGCCGCCGCGGGTGAGCCGGGCGACGTAGGCGGCGTAATAGAGGCCGAGGGTGAGGGCGGGGAGGACGCGATCGCGGGGTTCGTACCAGCCCCAGGCATTGAACCAGCCGAGGCCGAGGGCGAAGAGGAGGACGAGGAGGGGGCCCATGACGAAGGTGGGGAGGCAGATGCCGAGGGTGGCGATGGACATCGGGCCGTGGTCGAGGGCGGTATTGCGTTTGAGGGCGGCGAGGAGGCCGGTGCCGAGCCCGACGGAGAGGGCGACCAGGAGGGCCCAGGCGCCGAGTTCGAGGGAGACGGGAAAGGCGTCGGCGATGAGTTCGTTGACGGTGTGGGTCTGGTATTTGAAGGAAGGGCCGAGGTCGCCGCGGAGGAGGCCGCCGAGGTAGTCGAGGTACTGTTTCCAGAGGGGTTGATCGAAGCCGTAGTGACGTTCGAGATTGAGGAGGATTTCCGGGGTGACATTGCGTTCGGCGGAGAAGGGGCCGCCGGGCGCGAGACGGATCATGAAGAAGGTGAAGGTGGCGATGGCCAGCAGCAGGGGGATCGTTTCGAGGAGGCGACGACCGATGAAGCGCAGCATGACGGTCTAGCGGGAGGAGAGGGGTCCTGGGGAGGGGGCGAAGTAGGCTTCGCGGTACGGGAAGAGGGCGTGGAGATTGCCGGTCCAATCCCGGACGGAGGGATGGACGAGGTAGGGTTTCACGTAGAAGAAGATGGGGAGGATGGGGAGTTCCTCGAGGAGGATGACCTCGGCCTGGGCCATGATGGCGAGGCGGCGTTGGGGGTCGAATTCGCGGGCGGCGGCTTCAAGGAGCTGGTCGTAGCCGGCGTGACTCCAGCCCGTGTTGTTGTTGCCGTCGCCGGTTTTCCACATTTCGAGGAAGGTGTTGGGATCGATGTAATCGCCGATCCAGCCGGCGCGGCTGATCTGGTAGTCGAGGGTGCGCTGCTGGTCGAGATAGACCTTCCATTCGGTGTTGGCGAGGGTTGTGCGGACGCCGAGTCCGCGGCGCCACATTTCCTGGATGGCCTCGGCGATGGCGCGGTGTTTTTCGGAGGTGTTGAAGTGGATTTCGAGTTCAGGCAGGCCGGCACCGCCCGGGTGACCGGCCTCGGCGAGCAGGCGGCGGGCCTCTTCGAGATCGGTGGCCTGGGCAAACACCGGGGAGGAGTAGCCGCGCAGACCGGGCGGCACGACGTGGTAGGCGGGGAGGGAACCGTCACGCAGAATGGTGGTGACCAGTCCGGGACGGTCGATGGCGAGGGCGAGGGCGCGCCGCACCCGGGGGTCGCTCAAGCCTGGGCGGGTGACGTTGATGCGGTAGAAATAGACGCCGAGGTAGGGATCGATCCGCAGTTCGTCCGGGCGATGGGTGCGCCACCAGTCGAGCTTGGGGCGGGGAACCTCGTAGGTGACATGGAGCTGGCCGGCGCGGAAGGCGTTCTCCTCGGTTTCGAGCGAGGTGATCGGGTGGAAGCGGATGCCGTTGAGGCGGACCCGGTCGGCGTCCCAGTAGAGCGGGTTCTTCTCCACCAGCATGTGGCGTCCGATCCGCCACTCGCGAAGGACGAAGGGTCCGTTGCCGACGAAGTTCTCCGGGCGGGTCCAGCGGGTTCCCTTGCGGGCCATGCCACCGAAGCGCTCGACGGTCGGGATGTGAACGGGATACCAGGAGTAGTGGTACCCGATCATGCCGAGGAAGTAGGGGGTCGGGGCGTTGAGGCGGATGCGGTAGGTGTGGGGGTCCGGGGCCTCGAAGCCGACCTTGGCGAAGTTCGTGACGCTGCCGTTGAAGTAGGCTTCGGCGTTGGTGACGACGAACAGCATGTTGGCGTACTGGGCCGCCAGGGACGGGGTGAGGATGCGGCGATGGGAGAGGAGGAAATCGCGGGAGACCACGGGATCGCCGTTCGACCAGAGGGCGTCCCGGCGGAGGTGAAAGGTGTATTCGAGGCCGTCCGGCGATATCTCCCATCGTTCCGCCATGCCAGGAAGGGGGGCCAGGTCCCGCGGGTCGAGCCGGACGAGCCCTTCGAGGAGGGCGTCGATGACATTGTGCTCGGGGACGCCGGTGACGACATGAGGATCGAGGTCGGAGATGTCGTCGGCGTTGTTGATCAGGAGAATCCCCTCGCGCGCCGCGACGTCCACCGGCGACTCGCGGCGTCCGCAGGCGTTCAGTGCCACGGCGGCGATCAGGAGCAGCCACAGCGTCACCCGGGAACCCCTCGTGGCGGCGGGGCGAACCGGGTCAGGGTGTCGGGCGGGGCGGCCGGGCATCATGGGGCGGCAAGGTGGAACGGGTCGCCGGGCTTGCAAGGAGGGGCGGAGACGGGTCAGCCCGGCGGCCATTTCATGGGCCGGCCTCCGAGCACATGAACGTGCAGGTGGGGTACGCTTTCCCCGCCGTCGCGGCCGTGGTTGATGACCAGGCGGTACCCCGAGGCATCGAGACCGAGGCGGCGCGCAACTTCGGCGGCCTGAAGGAGGAGATGCCCGAGGAGTCCGGCGTCGCCGGCTTCCGCCGCACCGATACGCGGGATGGGTTGCTTGGGCACGACCAGAACGTGGGTCGGGGCCTGCGGGTTGATGTCGTGGAAGGCCAGCATTCGATCGTCCTCGAGGACGATATCAGCCGGGATCTGGCGGGCGGCGATTTTCTCGAACAGGGTCATGACTGGCGCCCGGTCAGAGTGGCTGTGTCAACGCGATGGGCAAGGCAAACCGGCGGGGATTGGGCAGTGAGTCAGGAGCAGGGGGTTGCGAGGGCACGCCGTCCCCGTCCTGTCGATGAGCCCAATGCCGGCGGAGCCTTGATGGCAGGGTAGGATTGGGTCCACGGCTATCCGCAAGCGACTGCCGGAGGCCATGCGAGGTCAGGGCGGATTGTGTCCGGGAAGGCCATCGATGCTGGTCGCATTCTTCGCGGTGCGGTAGGCAGCCAGCTCTTCCGCGGACTTGCGGGCCGTCCACTGATCGAGAACATCGCGCTGCTCCACGAAGTCCAGGCGGGGGACGGAATAGCCACACGAGGTTGAGATCCGGGCGACCGACACTTTGACGATCGCACGTGCTCCGACGTGGGTTGGGAACCGTGGAGAGAGGCGCTCGAACTCAGCATCGCCCGGATAGAGAACGACCGCCTTTCCGTGCAGGCGGACGATCTGCGGGGCGCCGTCGAATGCGCAGAACAGGATGACAATCCGCCCATTCTCCTGCACGTGCGCGATGGTCTCGACGCCGCTGCCGGTCAGATCGAGGTAGGCCACTTCCTGGGGACCGATAACCCGGAAGGTGTCGGAGCCCTTCGGGGAGCAGTTGATGTGCGCGTCGGGGGAAAGCGGAGCGGATGCCACAAAGAACACCCGCTGAAGGGCCATCCAGGCCTGCAAATCGGCTTCAATGGCATCGAAGACTTTTCCCATGAGGGTGCCTGACGCAGAGGTTGCCGACGCGGCGGAGCGGCGGCGGGATCAGTTGACCATCAGGGC from Verrucomicrobiia bacterium carries:
- a CDS encoding chemotaxis protein CheW, encoding LGQILRLRIRHMTDGVFLGSKEFVNQMWERHRDKFGKRRKSGARIIRGAPIPGLRVLRDLRVDAVG
- a CDS encoding GNAT family N-acetyltransferase — protein: MSCRPLAPHEFTRAAGHMAASFHEDPGIRHILPDPSRREGPLTWMMGSFLRMGARYGHVLAAGDDPLGVAVFFHSTNAVPSIPRLLRGGWGLAPLRLGLPALVRVASCIPCLERQRTRRMPVDHVYLLSLSVAPAAHGRGLGGALLRAVLDHAVCQGLPCYLETFNHANLSFYRRHGFELLGEAHVPGRATIPFWCFAHPFPGNPAQPFR
- a CDS encoding ATP-binding cassette domain-containing protein, whose translation is MNPAPPLLDVRDLQTHFPVERGLLWRRRIGTVKAVDGVSLALRRGEILGLVGESGCGKSTLGRSILQLIRPSAGEVRFEGQDLARLSTEALRPARSGFQMIFQDPYASLNPRMTVFDTLAEAIRAHRRVAEPQLRTRIAELMDRVGLAQRFLRKYPHEFSGGQRQRIAIARALAVEPRLIIADEPVSALDVSIQAQIINLLARLSRDMGLTLIFISHDLAVVEHISDRIAVMYLGRIVEIGPASSVFRRPVHPYTRALVSAIPELDPDRERARQRLLLPGDPPSPIDPPAGCAFHPRCPFAEPRCNAARPPLADFDDRLVACIRAAEI
- a CDS encoding ABC transporter ATP-binding protein, which codes for MPLLAVEDLAVAFHTRAGVVRAVNGVSFTLERGESLGIVGESGSGKSVSCLALLGLIPKPPARIERGHAHFNGLDLLRCPDADLRRIRGRRIAMIFQDPMTALNPYLRIEDQLIEPLIVHERINRAAARTRALEALRDVGVPDPQSRLRAHPHEFSGGMRQRVMIAMAMITRPDILICDEPTTALDVTVQAQILELIRREQRANGTAVILVSHDLGVVAGFCDRVQVMYAGETVERAPVRPLFYQPLHPYNLALHRSRPNPHVPRGTELPTLPGLPPDPSRLPPGCAFAPRCEFAIDSCLHEQPALRSIVPDHDSACLRVQRREIQLPESQPAR
- a CDS encoding ABC transporter permease, which gives rise to MTRPDSTDADPPSSLGRDAWHRLCRNRMAVFGLVATLALAFLSLVGPWFSPYGYEQQNLDLGATAPSGAHWLGTDPLGRDLLTRMLHGGRISLSVGLLATAVSLLIGVLYGAIAGYIGGRLDAVMMRLVELIYAIPFTIFVILLMVVFGRQFILLFVAIGAVEWLTMARIVRAQVMSVKRQEFIEAARALGLRKRQILVRHLIPNATGPILVYATLTVPMVMLLEAFLSFLGLGVPPPMSSWGVLIKEGAEVMREFPWLLVFPGAAFALTLFSLNFLGDGLRDALDVRAARD
- a CDS encoding ABC transporter permease subunit, with the protein product MLRFIGRRLLETIPLLLAIATFTFFMIRLAPGGPFSAERNVTPEILLNLERHYGFDQPLWKQYLDYLGGLLRGDLGPSFKYQTHTVNELIADAFPVSLELGAWALLVALSVGLGTGLLAALKRNTALDHGPMSIATLGICLPTFVMGPLLVLLFALGLGWFNAWGWYEPRDRVLPALTLGLYYAAYVARLTRGGMLEVLSQDFIRTARAKGASESRVLLRHALRGGLLPVVAFLGPAAAGLITGSFVVETIFGVPGLGQFFVKSALNRDYTMVLGTVLLYATLIIALNLVVDILQAWLNPKLRLE
- a CDS encoding peptide ABC transporter substrate-binding protein translates to MPGRPARHPDPVRPAATRGSRVTLWLLLIAAVALNACGRRESPVDVAAREGILLINNADDISDLDPHVVTGVPEHNVIDALLEGLVRLDPRDLAPLPGMAERWEISPDGLEYTFHLRRDALWSNGDPVVSRDFLLSHRRILTPSLAAQYANMLFVVTNAEAYFNGSVTNFAKVGFEAPDPHTYRIRLNAPTPYFLGMIGYHYSWYPVHIPTVERFGGMARKGTRWTRPENFVGNGPFVLREWRIGRHMLVEKNPLYWDADRVRLNGIRFHPITSLETEENAFRAGQLHVTYEVPRPKLDWWRTHRPDELRIDPYLGVYFYRINVTRPGLSDPRVRRALALAIDRPGLVTTILRDGSLPAYHVVPPGLRGYSSPVFAQATDLEEARRLLAEAGHPGGAGLPELEIHFNTSEKHRAIAEAIQEMWRRGLGVRTTLANTEWKVYLDQQRTLDYQISRAGWIGDYIDPNTFLEMWKTGDGNNNTGWSHAGYDQLLEAAAREFDPQRRLAIMAQAEVILLEELPILPIFFYVKPYLVHPSVRDWTGNLHALFPYREAYFAPSPGPLSSR
- a CDS encoding histidine triad nucleotide-binding protein codes for the protein MTLFEKIAARQIPADIVLEDDRMLAFHDINPQAPTHVLVVPKQPIPRIGAAEAGDAGLLGHLLLQAAEVARRLGLDASGYRLVINHGRDGGESVPHLHVHVLGGRPMKWPPG
- a CDS encoding pyridoxamine 5'-phosphate oxidase family protein, with translation MGKVFDAIEADLQAWMALQRVFFVASAPLSPDAHINCSPKGSDTFRVIGPQEVAYLDLTGSGVETIAHVQENGRIVILFCAFDGAPQIVRLHGKAVVLYPGDAEFERLSPRFPTHVGARAIVKVSVARISTSCGYSVPRLDFVEQRDVLDQWTARKSAEELAAYRTAKNATSIDGLPGHNPP